In Xanthomonas sp. SI, the following are encoded in one genomic region:
- a CDS encoding FecR domain-containing protein, producing MDSRRIELRAAAWLARCDRGDWTPQQQARLEAWLAAATAHRVAFLRLRAAWQESGRLQALGAGQRDGGIPPRGSWRGLAAGDGAAAATASGAPTDLGQLRFAPRPPPRTRRRWPLALAATLLLGAVLGLAWRQSATPPAVAYASATGSLRPLALADGSHATLSSDSRIDVALSRAQRHIDLQRGEAFFEVSKDPARPFVVASGARRVIAVGTRFAVRRDADALRVVVTEGTVRLESAATPQAPPTLLPAGSIALAGPHGVLVRRVALAEAERALDWRNGYLTFDDTPLQAAVAEFNRYNTVKLQVADAAAGALRVGGNFRWSNTEAFVRLLEQGFPIRAERHGDQVLLHSR from the coding sequence ATGGACAGCAGGCGGATTGAGCTGCGCGCGGCGGCGTGGCTGGCGCGCTGCGACCGCGGCGACTGGACGCCGCAGCAGCAGGCGCGACTGGAGGCGTGGTTGGCGGCGGCCACGGCGCACCGGGTGGCGTTCCTGCGCCTGCGCGCGGCGTGGCAGGAGAGCGGGCGGCTGCAGGCGCTGGGCGCCGGCCAGCGCGACGGCGGCATTCCGCCGCGCGGCAGCTGGCGCGGGCTGGCGGCTGGCGACGGCGCGGCGGCCGCCACCGCGTCCGGCGCACCGACCGACCTGGGCCAGTTGCGCTTCGCACCGCGCCCGCCGCCACGCACGCGCCGGCGCTGGCCGCTGGCGCTGGCCGCGACGCTACTGCTCGGCGCGGTGCTGGGCCTGGCCTGGCGCCAGTCCGCGACGCCGCCGGCGGTCGCCTACGCCAGCGCCACCGGCAGCCTGCGCCCGCTGGCCTTGGCCGACGGCTCGCACGCCACGTTGAGCAGCGACAGCCGCATCGACGTGGCCCTGTCGCGCGCGCAGCGGCATATCGACCTGCAGCGCGGCGAGGCGTTCTTCGAAGTGAGCAAGGATCCGGCGCGGCCGTTCGTGGTCGCCAGCGGCGCGCGCCGGGTGATCGCGGTGGGCACCCGCTTCGCGGTGCGCCGCGACGCCGACGCGCTGCGCGTGGTGGTCACCGAAGGCACGGTGCGACTGGAATCGGCGGCGACCCCGCAGGCGCCGCCGACCCTGCTGCCGGCCGGTAGCATCGCCCTGGCCGGTCCGCACGGGGTGCTGGTGCGGCGGGTCGCGCTGGCCGAGGCCGAACGCGCGCTGGACTGGCGCAACGGCTACCTGACCTTCGACGACACCCCGCTGCAGGCGGCGGTGGCCGAGTTCAACCGCTACAACACGGTCAAGCTGCAGGTGGCCGACGCCGCTGCCGGCGCGCTGCGCGTCGGCGGCAATTTCCGCTGGTCCAACACCGAGGCGTTCGTGCGCCTGCTCGAGCAGGGTTTCCCGATCCGCGCCGAGCGCCACGGCGACCAGGTGCTGTTGCACAGCCGCTGA
- a CDS encoding isoaspartyl peptidase/L-asparaginase, which produces MREIPATTLVIHGGAGVERASSSAADLAQARAAMETALRTGQALLAQGKPAVDAVAAAIAVLEDSPQFNAGKGAVFTHDGRNELDAAIMDGASGKAGAVAGVHRVRNPIQLARAVMDQSEHVMLVGDGAEVFARQHGVTLVDPSYFRTDKRWKQLQQALKEEANKQAHADLETAKHFGTVGALALDTQGRLAAGTSTGGMTNKRYGRIGDSPIIGAGTYADSRCAVSGTGWGEFYIRAVAAYDICARVKYAGQSLAQAAEAVIDQQIPKAGGDGGAIALGADGSVAFPFNTEGMYRGWIGADGVPHVAIFKDEALPLPGAP; this is translated from the coding sequence ATGCGCGAGATTCCCGCCACCACCCTGGTGATCCACGGCGGCGCCGGGGTCGAGCGCGCCAGCAGCAGTGCCGCCGACCTGGCGCAGGCGCGCGCGGCGATGGAAACCGCCCTGCGCACCGGGCAGGCGCTGCTGGCGCAGGGCAAGCCGGCAGTAGACGCGGTCGCCGCGGCGATCGCGGTGCTGGAGGACTCGCCGCAGTTCAACGCCGGCAAGGGCGCGGTGTTCACCCACGACGGCCGCAACGAACTGGACGCGGCGATCATGGACGGCGCCAGCGGCAAGGCCGGCGCGGTGGCCGGGGTGCACCGGGTGAGGAACCCGATCCAGCTGGCACGCGCGGTGATGGACCAGTCCGAGCACGTGATGCTGGTCGGCGACGGCGCCGAGGTGTTCGCGCGCCAGCACGGCGTGACCCTGGTCGATCCGTCCTACTTCCGCACCGACAAGCGCTGGAAGCAACTGCAGCAGGCGCTGAAGGAAGAGGCGAACAAGCAGGCGCACGCCGACCTGGAGACCGCCAAGCACTTCGGCACGGTCGGTGCGCTGGCGCTGGACACGCAGGGCCGGCTGGCCGCGGGCACCTCCACCGGCGGCATGACCAACAAGCGCTACGGCCGCATCGGCGACTCGCCGATCATCGGCGCCGGCACCTATGCCGACAGCCGCTGCGCGGTGTCCGGCACCGGCTGGGGCGAGTTCTACATCCGCGCGGTGGCGGCCTACGACATCTGCGCGCGGGTCAAATACGCCGGGCAGAGCCTGGCGCAGGCGGCCGAGGCGGTGATCGACCAGCAGATCCCCAAGGCCGGCGGCGACGGCGGCGCGATCGCGCTGGGCGCCGACGGCAGCGTCGCCTTCCCGTTCAACACCGAAGGCATGTACCGCGGCTGGATCGGCGCCGACGGCGTGCCGCACGTGGCCATCTTCAAGGACGAGGCGCTGCCGCTGCCTGGGGCGCCGTAA
- a CDS encoding sigma-70 family RNA polymerase sigma factor, producing MPASLDDWFVHEILVHEQALSGYLRRCWPQPDEWHDLRQEIYVRVYEAAGKARPSLPKSFLFATARHLMSDRRRRSRVVSIEAVGDLESLHVLVDELSPERWCGGRQVLGRLAAAFDRLPDRCRSVIWLRRVEELSQREVAVRLGISEKTVEKHVAKGMRLLADHFHGDDGARAPAAPRRARAQDGQQAD from the coding sequence ATGCCCGCCTCCCTCGACGATTGGTTCGTCCACGAGATCCTCGTCCACGAGCAGGCGCTGAGCGGCTACCTGCGGCGCTGCTGGCCGCAGCCCGACGAATGGCACGACCTGCGCCAGGAAATCTACGTGCGCGTCTACGAGGCCGCCGGCAAGGCGCGGCCGAGCCTGCCCAAGTCGTTCCTGTTCGCCACCGCGCGGCACCTGATGAGCGACCGGCGGCGGCGCAGCCGAGTGGTGTCGATCGAGGCAGTGGGTGATTTGGAGTCGCTGCACGTCCTGGTAGACGAGCTGTCGCCGGAACGCTGGTGCGGCGGGCGGCAGGTACTGGGACGGCTGGCGGCCGCCTTCGACCGCCTGCCCGACCGCTGCCGCAGCGTGATCTGGCTGCGGCGGGTCGAGGAACTGTCGCAAAGGGAGGTGGCCGTGCGTCTGGGCATCAGCGAGAAGACCGTGGAAAAGCACGTGGCCAAGGGCATGCGCCTGCTGGCCGATCATTTTCATGGCGACGACGGCGCGCGAGCGCCCGCGGCGCCGCGGCGGGCACGGGCGCAGGATGGACAGCAGGCGGATTGA